Proteins encoded in a region of the Nitrospirota bacterium genome:
- a CDS encoding peptidoglycan DD-metalloendopeptidase family protein, giving the protein MMKGFILFLLTAVVTLGIVSPFPAAADTTGNTKELQRIKREMGEKKKAVARADKQERSILGDLDRIDRQVQEGKADLAEQYKKLKEAELSLKGVEQNSSAITAELADQKRLYALRLRALYKMSRNGSAASFLFSTADGSALKRIRYLGMIADRDRTIMREYGNTLATLERKQAELSEKRAGLIARKRAIEGKKSELEERKRRKAVLLASVRKEKDISREMLHELEEASANLWAMIRRSEDERKVRSSSPPPVSAGRGRERLPWPVEGRVLTRFGMQLHPQFKTKVFRRGIEIAAREGEPVRAVGEGRIAFADWYKGYGKLLIIEHAPGFYTLYGNLSQLDLNKGDRVLKGQVIGLAGDTGSLKGSKLYFEMRRNGEAQDPLLWLAKR; this is encoded by the coding sequence ATGATGAAAGGTTTCATTCTTTTTCTTCTCACCGCCGTGGTAACTCTCGGCATCGTCTCGCCGTTCCCGGCTGCCGCAGACACGACAGGAAACACAAAAGAGCTGCAGCGCATCAAGCGGGAGATGGGTGAGAAGAAGAAAGCCGTTGCGCGGGCGGACAAGCAGGAACGCTCAATCCTGGGCGATCTTGACCGTATCGACCGCCAGGTGCAGGAGGGCAAGGCCGATCTGGCGGAGCAGTACAAGAAGCTGAAGGAAGCCGAACTGTCGCTGAAGGGCGTGGAACAGAACAGTTCTGCGATCACCGCGGAGCTGGCCGATCAGAAGCGCTTGTATGCCCTCCGGCTCCGTGCCTTGTATAAAATGAGCAGGAACGGCTCTGCCGCATCATTCCTCTTCTCTACTGCCGATGGCAGCGCGCTGAAGCGCATCAGATACCTGGGCATGATCGCCGACCGCGACCGGACGATCATGCGGGAATACGGGAACACACTGGCCACCCTCGAACGGAAGCAGGCGGAGCTGTCGGAGAAAAGGGCGGGATTGATCGCACGCAAACGGGCGATCGAGGGCAAGAAAAGCGAACTGGAGGAGAGAAAGCGCAGGAAGGCGGTGCTGCTCGCCTCGGTTCGGAAGGAAAAAGACATCTCCCGGGAGATGCTCCACGAGTTGGAAGAAGCCTCCGCGAATCTCTGGGCCATGATCAGGAGGTCGGAGGACGAGAGGAAGGTCAGGTCTTCCTCCCCTCCGCCCGTCAGTGCAGGACGCGGAAGGGAACGGTTGCCCTGGCCGGTTGAAGGACGGGTGCTCACGCGGTTCGGCATGCAGTTACATCCCCAGTTCAAGACTAAGGTGTTCCGCAGGGGGATCGAGATCGCGGCCCGCGAGGGAGAGCCGGTCCGTGCCGTGGGCGAGGGTCGGATCGCGTTCGCCGACTGGTACAAGGGCTACGGCAAGCTCCTGATCATTGAGCACGCCCCGGGGTTCTACACGCTCTACGGCAACCTGTCACAGTTGGATCTCAACAAGGGGGACCGCGTGCTGAAGGGCCAGGTGATCGGGCTGGCCGGAGATACGGGCAGCCTGAAGGGATCTAAATTATATTTCGAGATGCGCCGGAACGGCGAAGCCCAGGACCCGCTCCTGTGGCTTGCAAAGCGGTGA
- a CDS encoding S41 family peptidase, which yields MKLFTEEGDMIKINKKKFLLTAFVLLLAGTLVLLTTGILIGQEAAQSRSDTYEDLKAFTQALELVKRNYVENPNSKELIEGAIRGMIAGLDPHSSYMAERAFKEMSLDIKGEFTGVGIQIGIKNAMLTIIAPIEDTPGDRAGLLAGDKIIKINDEWTRDMAIDQAVDKMRGPKGTQVRLLIQREGWDKPKEFKITRDTIKVQSVKSKMLDPGIGYVKIIQFQGQTTEELEKALKGLEAKGMKKLVLDMRNNPGGILDASVDVSGKFLPKDSLVVYLQGRQKTDRKDYLTASSEPPRNYPIVVLVNTGSASASEIVAGALQDSKRAVIVGTQTFGKGSVQTVFPIENGGGIRLTTAKYYTPSGRSIQNVGITPDIEVKLPTVKEPKDGESVHVLVREKDLERHLKNDTVKEEKKKKEHGAGDDDLTMEVVPKDEKDDIQIQKALEILKTAVKAEDVFKSIPVAAKITGEQKEK from the coding sequence ATGAAATTATTCACGGAGGAAGGCGACATGATCAAAATCAACAAAAAGAAGTTTTTACTGACGGCGTTCGTGCTCCTGCTGGCGGGAACGCTCGTCCTGCTCACGACGGGTATCCTTATCGGCCAGGAGGCGGCCCAGTCCCGGTCGGATACCTATGAGGACCTGAAGGCGTTCACGCAGGCGCTGGAACTGGTGAAGCGGAACTACGTCGAGAACCCGAATTCGAAGGAGCTGATCGAGGGTGCGATCCGGGGCATGATCGCCGGCCTTGATCCGCACTCGTCCTATATGGCCGAGCGCGCGTTCAAGGAAATGAGCCTCGACATCAAGGGCGAATTCACCGGCGTCGGGATCCAGATCGGGATCAAGAACGCCATGCTCACGATCATTGCCCCGATCGAGGACACGCCCGGCGACCGGGCAGGATTGCTTGCCGGCGACAAGATCATCAAGATAAACGACGAATGGACGAGGGACATGGCGATCGACCAGGCCGTGGACAAGATGCGCGGTCCGAAGGGCACGCAGGTCCGCCTCCTGATCCAGCGGGAGGGATGGGACAAACCGAAAGAGTTCAAGATCACGAGGGATACTATCAAGGTCCAGAGCGTCAAATCGAAGATGCTCGATCCCGGGATCGGCTATGTCAAGATCATCCAGTTCCAGGGTCAGACCACCGAAGAACTCGAGAAGGCGCTCAAGGGGCTTGAGGCAAAGGGCATGAAAAAACTGGTCCTCGACATGCGGAACAACCCCGGAGGCATCCTTGACGCTTCCGTCGACGTGAGCGGCAAATTCTTGCCCAAGGACAGTCTTGTCGTGTACCTTCAGGGGAGGCAGAAGACGGATCGGAAGGACTATCTGACCGCGAGTTCTGAGCCCCCGCGCAACTACCCCATCGTCGTTCTGGTCAATACCGGCAGCGCCAGTGCCTCGGAGATCGTGGCCGGAGCGCTCCAAGACTCCAAACGGGCAGTGATCGTAGGCACGCAGACTTTCGGAAAGGGTTCGGTGCAGACCGTGTTCCCCATCGAGAACGGGGGGGGCATCCGGCTTACTACGGCCAAGTATTACACGCCGAGCGGACGTTCGATCCAGAATGTCGGCATCACCCCCGACATCGAAGTGAAGCTGCCGACCGTGAAGGAGCCGAAGGACGGCGAGTCCGTGCATGTGCTAGTCCGGGAAAAAGACCTTGAACGTCACCTGAAGAATGACACGGTGAAGGAAGAGAAAAAAAAGAAGGAGCACGGCGCGGGAGATGACGATCTGACCATGGAGGTCGTACCCAAGGACGAGAAGGACGACATTCAGATCCAGAAGGCGCTAGAGATCCTGAAGACCGCGGTCAAGGCCGAAGATGTATTCAAAAGCATACCCGTGGCAGCCAAGATAACGGGTGAGCAGAAGGAAAAATAA
- the groL gene encoding chaperonin GroEL (60 kDa chaperone family; promotes refolding of misfolded polypeptides especially under stressful conditions; forms two stacked rings of heptamers to form a barrel-shaped 14mer; ends can be capped by GroES; misfolded proteins enter the barrel where they are refolded when GroES binds) yields the protein MAKQLLFDQDARASILKGVNVLTDAVKATLGPKGRNVMIDKKFGAPTITKDGVTVAKEVELKDAYENMGAQLVREVASKTSDVAGDGTTTATVLAQAIYREGMKNVTAGANPMDLKRGIEKAVAAVIENLKKMSKPVNEKKEISQVGSISANSDETIGKLIAEAVDKVGKDGVITVEEAKSMSTSLDVVEGMQFDRGYISPYFVTNAEKMEAVLENAYILLSEKKISSMKDLLPILEQTAKMGAPMVIIAEDVEGEALATLVVNKLRGTLQICAVKAPGFGDRRKAMLEDIAILTGGQVISEDLGIKLENVKISDLGRAKKITVDKDNTTIVEGTGKTDGIQGRVKQIKAQIAETTSDYDKEKLQERLAKIVGGVAVINVGASTETEMKEKKARVEDALHATRAAMEEGIVAGGGVALLRCIPVLDKMKLAGDEQIGVNIIKKSLEEPIRQIVNNAGLEPSVIVDKVKSSDKPNYGFDAQKEEYVDMLQAGIIDPTKVTRSALQNASSVASLMLTTEVMITDLPEEKGGGMPGGGMPGGMGGMGGMGGMY from the coding sequence ATGGCAAAGCAGCTTCTGTTTGACCAGGATGCGCGGGCGAGCATTCTGAAGGGTGTGAACGTCCTGACGGACGCCGTCAAGGCGACGCTCGGCCCCAAGGGACGCAACGTCATGATCGACAAAAAATTCGGCGCGCCGACCATCACCAAGGACGGCGTGACCGTGGCAAAGGAAGTGGAGCTCAAGGACGCCTACGAGAACATGGGCGCCCAGCTCGTGCGCGAGGTCGCCTCCAAGACCTCGGACGTGGCCGGCGACGGAACCACGACAGCGACGGTGCTGGCCCAGGCCATCTACCGCGAGGGTATGAAGAACGTCACGGCCGGCGCAAACCCCATGGACCTGAAGCGCGGCATTGAGAAGGCCGTCGCGGCCGTCATCGAAAACCTGAAGAAGATGTCCAAGCCGGTCAATGAGAAGAAAGAGATATCCCAGGTCGGCAGCATCTCCGCGAACAGCGACGAGACCATCGGCAAACTGATCGCCGAGGCCGTGGACAAGGTGGGCAAGGACGGCGTGATTACCGTGGAAGAGGCAAAGAGCATGAGCACGAGCCTCGACGTGGTCGAGGGCATGCAGTTCGACCGCGGATACATCTCCCCCTATTTCGTGACCAATGCCGAGAAGATGGAGGCCGTTCTCGAGAACGCCTACATCCTGCTCTCGGAGAAGAAGATCTCGAGCATGAAGGACCTGCTCCCGATCCTGGAGCAGACCGCAAAGATGGGCGCGCCCATGGTGATCATTGCAGAGGACGTGGAAGGCGAGGCCCTGGCCACCCTCGTGGTGAACAAGCTCAGGGGCACGCTCCAGATCTGCGCAGTGAAGGCGCCGGGCTTCGGCGACCGCCGCAAGGCCATGCTCGAGGACATTGCTATCCTGACCGGCGGCCAGGTCATCTCCGAGGACCTGGGCATCAAGCTTGAGAACGTAAAGATCAGCGACCTTGGCCGCGCCAAAAAGATCACCGTGGACAAGGACAACACGACCATCGTCGAGGGCACGGGCAAGACCGATGGGATCCAGGGACGCGTGAAGCAGATCAAGGCCCAGATCGCTGAAACGACCTCGGATTACGACAAAGAGAAGCTCCAGGAACGGCTTGCCAAGATCGTAGGCGGCGTTGCGGTCATTAATGTTGGGGCCTCAACAGAGACGGAAATGAAAGAGAAAAAGGCTCGCGTTGAGGATGCACTGCATGCGACCCGCGCGGCCATGGAAGAGGGCATCGTGGCCGGCGGCGGCGTTGCGCTGCTCCGCTGTATCCCGGTTCTGGACAAAATGAAGCTTGCCGGCGACGAACAAATCGGCGTTAATATCATCAAGAAGTCTCTTGAAGAGCCGATCCGCCAGATCGTGAACAACGCCGGACTCGAGCCGTCGGTAATCGTGGACAAGGTGAAGTCTTCAGATAAGCCGAACTACGGCTTTGATGCACAGAAGGAAGAGTATGTTGACATGCTCCAGGCCGGCATCATCGACCCGACCAAGGTGACGCGGTCCGCGCTCCAGAATGCCTCTTCCGTGGCGAGCCTCATGCTCACTACGGAAGTCATGATCACCGATCTGCCTGAAGAAAAGGGTGGCGGGATGCCCGGCGGTGGAATGCCCGGCGGCATGGGCGGTATGGGCGGCATGGGCGGCATGTATTAA
- a CDS encoding co-chaperone GroES: MSVKFKPLKDRVFVSYTAELEKTAGGLYIPDSAKEKPQSGQVEAIGSEVKSLKVGDKILFDRYSGSKINIDNIEYLIVKEEDVLGVLA; encoded by the coding sequence ATGAGCGTAAAGTTCAAGCCGTTGAAGGACAGGGTTTTCGTGAGCTATACCGCGGAGTTGGAAAAGACCGCAGGAGGCCTCTATATTCCTGACAGCGCAAAAGAGAAGCCGCAGAGCGGGCAGGTCGAGGCAATCGGCTCCGAAGTGAAGTCACTCAAGGTCGGGGACAAGATCCTGTTCGACCGCTATTCGGGCTCCAAGATCAATATCGACAACATCGAGTATCTGATCGTGAAGGAAGAAGACGTATTGGGCGTGCTGGCATAA